A window from Alkalicoccobacillus plakortidis encodes these proteins:
- a CDS encoding general stress protein — MKPVYKEFQNDEEVVTAVNALKSQGVDEDNIYVITHDDDRTNRVADNADANTVGVSETGLGTSIKNVFRKKGDELRAKFEELGFSADEAKLLEDKLDQGQIILAIKDAPSTLTL; from the coding sequence ATGAAACCAGTATATAAAGAATTTCAAAATGACGAAGAAGTGGTAACAGCAGTTAACGCTCTTAAATCACAAGGTGTAGATGAGGATAATATCTACGTTATTACACATGATGATGACCGAACAAACCGTGTGGCAGATAACGCAGATGCCAATACTGTAGGTGTAAGCGAAACCGGTCTAGGTACATCAATTAAAAACGTATTCCGTAAAAAAGGTGACGAGCTTCGTGCAAAATTTGAGGAACTTGGATTTAGTGCTGATGAAGCGAAATTACTAGAGGACAAGCTAGACCAAGGACAAATTATCCTTGCAATTAAGGATGCACCATCAACACTAACACTCTAA